One part of the Solea solea chromosome 16, fSolSol10.1, whole genome shotgun sequence genome encodes these proteins:
- the proza gene encoding protein Z, vitamin K-dependent plasma glycoprotein a: MGSSSTSAALLCLLVGTVAAVQVPHTVFLDKQQASAVISRQKRAVDDSNPSQYSNLEQACMERVCSYDEAKKFFDDTYRTDIFWSVYVDGDQCAEKPCKNGALCSDSVGGYDCVCKAGFTGVHCENDQTLCTLEKNKGCSQFCKPSYMSYQCSCAHGWKLSRDRNKCEPAVSYACGKVNSLRQWDDRQQLNQKNNYEGLNCMSSECPWQALLKTSDSAGFCSGVILKENLVLTSAQCGKKHATFQVAVGKVRTDNEEGEQTLHVELVHVHPRYVEGRPENDLAVVQLRDRIVFKKGVIAACLPEKDFAERVLMTGQSPAVITGWKESKQEVSALQGPLILNHLAYKQLPQCVETHPNLITNKMGCTVPQTNADCAMSPGSPLLTLHREVFFLTGVVSQPPGAECSKGYIFQKVSRYSGWLQSLMGTR; encoded by the exons TGTTTCTGGATAAGCAGCAGGCGAGCGCGGTGATCTCACGTCAGAAGAGGGCCGTCGATGACAGTAACCCTTCCCAGTATTCCAACTTGGAGCAGGCTTGCATGGAGAGGGTGTGCTCCTATGATGAAGCCAAAAAGTTCTTCGACGACACATACCGCACG GACATCTTCTGGTCGGTCTACGTTG ACGGAGACCAGTGTGCGGAGAAACCCTGCAAGAATGGAGCACTCTGTTCGGACAGCGTGGGAGGATACGACTGTGTCTGCAAGGCGGGTTTCACAGGGGTCCACTGTGAAAATG ACCAGACACTGTGCACCCTGGAAAAGAACAAGGGCTGCTCTCAGTTCTGTAAACCAAGCTACATGTCCTATCAGTGCTCCTGTGCCCATGGATGGAAGctcagcagagacagaaacaagtGTGAGCCTGCAG TCAGTTATGCCTGTGGTAAAGTGAACTCTCTGCGTCAGTGGGATGACAGACAGCAACTCAACCAGAAAAATAACTATGAGGGACTCAACTGTATGTCTTCAGAGTGTCCCTGGCAG GCTCTTCTAAAGACTTCAGATTCAGCAGGTTTCTGCAGTGGAGTCATTCTGAAGGAGAACCTGGTTTTGACCTCAGCTCAGTGTGGCAAAAAACACGCTACCTTCCAAGTGGCTGTTG GCAAGGTCAGAACCGACAATGAAGAGGGAGAGCAGACGCTGCATGTAGAATTAGTCCACGTCCACCCGCGCTATGTGGAGGGCCGCCCTGAAAATGACCTGGCCGTGGTCCAGCTCCGTGATCGCATCGTCTTTAAGAAGGGTGTGATCGCCGCCTGTCTGCCGGAAAAAGACTTTGCAGAGCGCGTCTTGATGACAGGACAGAGCCCCGCTGTGATCACCGGCTGGAAAGAATCCAAACAAGAAGTATCTGCTCTCCAGGGCCCGCTCATTCTTAACCACCTGGCATACAAGCAACTACCTCAGTGTGTGGAGACTCACCCAAACCTGATTACCAATAAAATGGGCTGCACTGTTCCTCAAACTAATGCTGACTGTGCCATGAGCCCTGGAAGCCCCCTGCTCACCTTACACAGGGAGGTGTTCTTCCTCACTGGGGTGGTGAGCCAGCCGCCTGGGGCTGAGTGCAGCAAAGGTTACATCTTCCAGAAAGTGTCACGCTACAGTGGCTGGCTGCAGTCTCTCATGGGCACCCGCTAA